Proteins encoded by one window of Lathyrus oleraceus cultivar Zhongwan6 chromosome 1, CAAS_Psat_ZW6_1.0, whole genome shotgun sequence:
- the LOC127122355 gene encoding homeobox-leucine zipper protein ATHB-20, giving the protein MDFPPSHTFIFQTHQDHHHDQLHSSSTSLNSFPSFPPHQHFQGGGSNGGASFMMKRSMSFSGIENNHNHNHNHNHNNKCDELMHGDEDQLSDDEGYSQLGEKKKRLSLEQVKALEKSFEIGNKLEPERKMQLAKALGLQPRQVAIWFQNRRARWKTKQLEKEYEVLKKQFESLRADNDVLKAQNHKLHAELQTLKKKDCFENGKASLKKENEGSWSNGSDNSSDMNLDLSRTPMMNSPVFSLNGKTLIQSSLKPTSMTQLLQCSTRSDLQDESFCNMFHNIDEQQSLWPWPDQQHHHFH; this is encoded by the exons ATGGATTTTCCACCTTCTCACACTTTCATCTTTCAAACTCATCAAGATCATCATCATGATCAACTTCATTCATCTTCAACTTCTCTCAACTCTTTCCCTTCCTTTCCACCTCATCAACACTTTCAAG GTGGTGGTAGTAATGGTGGTGCATCATTCATGATGAAGAGATCCATGTCATTTTCAGGCATAGAGAACAATCACAATCACAATCACAATCACAACCACAACAACAAGTGTGATGAATTGATGCATGGTGATGAAGATCAATTATCAGATGATGAAGGTTACTCACAACTTGGTGAAAAGAAGAAGAGATTGAGTTTAGAACAAGTGAAAGCACTTGAGAAAAGTTTTGAGATTGGAAACAAACTTGAACCTGAGAGAAAAATGCAATTAGCAAAAGCTTTGGGATTGCAACCTAGACAAGTAGCTATATGGTTTCAAAATAGAAGAGCAAGGTGGAAAACAAAGCAACTTGAGAAAGAATATGAAGTTCTTAAGAAGCAATTTGAATCTCTTAGAGCTGATAATGATGTTCTTAAGGCACAAAACCACAAATTACATGCAGAG TTACAAACTCTAAAGAAAAAGGATTGCTTTGAAAATGGAAAAGCTAGTCTCAAAAAAGAAAATGAAGGATCATGGAGCAATGGAAGTGATAACAGTTCAGATATGAATCTAGATCTTTCTAGAACACCAATGATGAACAGTCCTGTTTTTTCACTAAATGGTAAAACTCTTATACAATCTTCCCTTAAGCCTACAAGCATGACACAGCTCCTTCAATGCTCAACAAGATCTGATCTTCAAGATGAAAGCTTTTGCAACATGTTTCACAACATTGATGAGCAACAAAGTTTATGGCCATGGCCTGATCAGCAGCACCACCATTTccattaa